In Macrobrachium nipponense isolate FS-2020 chromosome 36, ASM1510439v2, whole genome shotgun sequence, a genomic segment contains:
- the LOC135203622 gene encoding dopamine beta-hydroxylase-like: MKTRRGNSNNGGSSSHHRWRDLPRSLLTGPALLLGALVVAAVSSGGSTSTSSSPSDHHQQQLPIHDVALDLNDTHHLFWRVDYQERTIRFEVHSRRRGASHPWVGVGFSDRGEAVGSDYCVLWTDWHGRVRFQNALIDSDGRMVVASHQACRDFRYKVADGVLKFTFSRSFDTCHPGHYLIEGGTTHVLWSWGAGPLYRLGGVRAAGDSNGLVRVQLLKPNLPTNNHHRKECKVIEIRSKHVEVPGEETTYWCTVERLPDDFTKKHHILEFGPAIQPGNEDLVHHMEVFHCEYPPDFEVPRYQGPCHAADRAPEIDACKRVLAAWAMGASPFVYPEEAGLPIGGPDFNPFVMLEVHYNNPGLNKGRVDSSGVAIHYTSRLRKHDAGIIELGLEYTDKMAIPPKAASFTLSGYCVPECTALGLSEEGIYIFGSQLHTHLTGVRAWTKHYRGEDELPELNRDNHYSTHFQEIRRLPKPVHVEPGDALIMSCEFSTADRVNVTVGGFAISDEMCVNYVHYYPKVDLEVCKSSVDTKTLVEYFEFMKRWELQPTSPDLGWRGNYHAIQWTPLRSGVLHDMYFNAPLSMQCNKSSGARFPGYWENIPIPKAFHLLPEPTRRCKKDVVSEENENSLDIDGRETI, from the exons ATGAAGACTCGAAGAGGCAACAGCAACAACGGCGGCAGTAGCAGCCATCACCGATGGCGGGACCTCCCGCGCTCTCTCCTGACTGGGCCGGCGCTCCTCCTGGGGGCGCTCGTCGTCGCTGCCGTGTCCTCGGGCggctccacctccacctcctcctcccccagcgACCACCACCAGCAACAATTACCCATCCACGACGTGGCTCTGGACCTGAACGACACCCACCACCTGTTCTGGCGGGTGGACTACCAGGAGCGGACGATCCGCTTCGAGGTCCACTCCAGGCGGAGGGGGGCGTCGCACCCGTGGGTCGGGGTCGGGTTCTCGGATCGCGGGGAGGCCGTCGGGTCCGACTACTGCGTCCTGTGGACCGATTGGCACGGCCGAGTCCGATTCCAG AATGCATTGATTGACAGCGACGGTCGGATGGTCGTGGCGTCGCACCAGGCCTGTCGGGACTTCCGGTACAAGGTGGCCGACGGCGTCCTCAAATTCACCTTCTCGAGATCCTTCGACACCTGTCATCCGGGCCACTACCTCATCGAG GGAGGCACAACCCACGTCTTATGGTCGTGGGGGGCTGGCCCCCTCTACCGCCTAGGGGGCGTCCGAGCGGCCGGAGACTCAAACGGGCTGGTTCGAGTCCAGCTTTTGAAACCGAACCTGCCTACGAACAACCACCACAGGAAGGAGTGCAAGGTGATAGAG ATTCGATCGAAACATGTGGAGGTCCCTGGTGAGGAGACGACCTACTGGTGCACAGTGGAGAGATTGCCCGACGACTTCACCAAGAAGCACCACATCCTGGAG TTTGGCCCCGCCATTCAACCTGGCAATGAGGACTTGGTCCATCACATGGAAGTCTTCCACTGCGAGTATCCCCCGGATTTCGAGGTCCCAAGATACCAG GGTCCCTGCCACGCTGCCGACAGGGCACCGGAAATAGACGCTTGCAAGCGGGTTTTGGCAGCCTGGGCGATGGGGGCATCTCCATTTGTATACCCAGAG gaAGCAGGTCTACCCATAGGAGGGCCGGACTTCAACCCATTTGTCATGCTGGAAGTCCATTATAATAACCCAGGACTTAACAAGG GTCGTGTGGACAGTTCTGGAGTTGCAATCCACTACACTTCGAGGCTGAGGAAACATGACGCAGGAATCATAGAGTTGGGGTTGGAGTACACCGACAAGATGGCCATCCCACCCAAAGCAGCCTCCTTCACCCTCTCGGGTTACTGTGTCCCTGAGTGCACAGCCCTG GGTCTTTCTGAGGAGGGCATCTACATCTTCGGGTCGCAGCTGCACACCCATCTGACGGGCGTGCGGGCGTGGACCAAACATTACAGAGGAGAGGACGAACTCCCGGAGCTCAACAGAGACAACCACTATTCCACCCACTTCCAAGAGATTCGGAGGTTGCCCAAACCCGTCCATGTTGAGCCG GGTGATGCGTTGATCATGTCCTGCGAGTTCTCCACCGCGGACAGAGTCAACGTCACTGTGGGCGGTTTTGCCATAAGCGACGAGATGTGTGTCAACTACGTGCATTACTACCCCAAGGTGGACCTGGAGGTGTGCAAGTCCTCTGTGGACACGAAGACACTCGTGGAATACTTCGAGTTCATGAAGAG GTGGGAGCTTCAGCCAACTTCTCCTGACCTGGGATGGAGAGGGAATTACCATGCCATCCAGTGGACGCCCCTCCGATCCGGAGTTCTCCACGACATGTACTTCAATGCACCGCTTTCCATGCAGTGCAATAA GTCCTCGGGCGCAAGATTTCCAGGTTACTGGGAAAACATCCCAATCCCCAAAGCTTTCCACCTCCTACCGGAACCCACAAGAAGATGCAAGAAAGACGTCGTCTCCGAAGAAAACGAGAATAGCCTAGACATAGATGGAAGGGAGACTATATGA
- the LOC135203628 gene encoding cytosolic Fe-S cluster assembly factor narfl-like produces the protein MAGFSGVLKLSDLDDFISPSQDCVKPVKVEAKTGRGVIQIEDDALDSLSTPKYEKAKITLSDCLACSGCITSAEVILVSQQSHEEFYRVLAENEHECKRKVIVVSLSPQAILSVAAKFSLSPDECTQKLAVSAC, from the exons ATGGCTGGATTCAGTGGCGTTTTAAAGCTGTCAGACCTCGACGATTTCATCTCCCCTTCCCAG GATTGTGTCAAACCTGTAAAAGTAGAGGCAAAAACAGGGAGAGGAGTCATCCAGATAGAGGACGATGCATTAGATTCATTATCGACG ccaaaatatgaaaaagccaAGATAACACTGAGTGACTGCCTTGCATGTAGTGGTTGCATTACTTCAGCTGAAGTGATTCTAGTCAGTCAACAGAGTCATGAAGAATTTTATAG AGTTTTAGCTGAGAATGAACACGAATGCAAGAGAAAGGTCATTGTTGTGTCACTGTCACCACAGGCAATACTTTCTGTTGCTGCCAAGTTCTCACTCTCACCTGATGAGTGTACTCAGAAACTTGCAG TTTCAGCTTGTTAG